The following DNA comes from Mycolicibacterium aromaticivorans JS19b1 = JCM 16368.
CACCGCCGACTTCGGGGGATCGCTGCGTTCCATCCTCGAAGCTCTTGAGGAACAGGTCGTGGTGCTTCGCCTGCTGGCCGCCTCACAGGAAGCGGGTAAGGTCACGGTGCGCATCGGTCAGGAAACGGAGGCCGAGCAGATGGCCGGAACGTCGGTCATCAGCACGACCTACGGCAGCTCGGGCACCGTGTACGGCGGCATGGGTGTTTTGGGACCCACCAGAATGGACTATCCGGGAACTATCGCCAACGTCGCAGCTGTTGCGATGTACATCGGCGATGTCCTAGGGCACCGAGCCGGGTAGCCGGCGACATTAGACATGCGAGCCGGCTAACCGGCGGGGAAATTCGAAAGGTCAACAGTGGCACGGGACTACTACGGCTTGCTCGGGGTGAGCAAGGGCGCCAGCGATCAGGAGCTCAAGCGCGCCTATCGGAAGCTGGCCCGCGAATACCATCCCGACGTCAACCCCGACGAAGAAGCCCAGCACAAATTCAAGGAGATCAGCGCCGCCTACGAGGTGCTCTCCGACCCGGAGAAGCGGCGCATCGTCGACCTGGGCGGCGACCCGCTGGAGGGCGCCGCGGCGGGAGCCAACGGGTTCAGCGGCTTCGGTGGTCTGGGTGATGTGTTCGAGGCGTTCTTCGGCGGCGGCGGTGCGGCGCGCGGCCCGATCGGCCGGGTGCGGCCCGGTTCGGACTCGCTGCTGCGGATGCGCCTGGATTTGTCGGAGTGCGCGACCGGGGTGACCAAGCAGGTGACCGTCGACACCGCGGTGCTCTGTGATGTGTGCCAGGGCAAGGGAACTCACGGTGACTCCACGCCCGTAGCCTGTGACACCTGCGGCGGACGCGGCGAGGTGCAGACGGTGCAGCGTTCGCTGCTGGGCCAGGTCATGACCTCCCGGCCGTGCCCTACCTGCCGCGGCGTCGGCGAGGTCATTCCCGATCCCTGCCACCGGTGTGCCGGCGATGGACGAGTGCGTGCCCGCCGCGACATCAGCGTGAAGATTCCGGCCGGTGTCGGTGACGGCATGCGGGTTCGGTTGGCCGCGCAGGGCGAGGTCGGCCCGGGTGGCGGCCCGGCGGGCGACCTGTACGTCGAGGTCCACGAGCAGCAGCACGACATCTTCGTCCGCGACGGTGACGACCTGCATTGCACCGTGTCGGTGCCGATGGTCGACGCCGCGCTCGGTACCTCGGTCACCGTCGACGGGATCCTCGACGGGCTGACCGAGATCGTCATCGCGCCGGGCACCCAACCCGGTTCGGTGACCACGCTGCGCGGGCACGGTATGCCGCATCTGCGTTCCGGGGTCCGGGGTGACCTGCATGCGCACATCGAGGTGACGGTGCCGGGCAAGCTCGACGCCCGGGCCAAGGAACTGCTCACCGAGTTCAAGACCCGCAGCCACGCCGAACCCGAGGTCAAATCCACACACTCCATGGCAGGCAACACCGGCGGACTGTTCAGCCGGCTGCGCGAAACATTCAGCGGCCGTTAGGCTCCGGCTTCCGTGGCCGACACACTGTTTTTCGTCGACGCCATTCCGGTGGTGGGGCAGCGTGCTGTCGTCGACGGCGACGAGGGTTTCCACGCCGCGACGGTCCGACGCATCCGGCCCGGCGAAACTCTCGTCCTGTCTGACGGCGAGGGCACCCTGGCCCGCTGCGAGGTGGACGAGACCACCAAGCGCGGGTTCTCGGCCCAGGTGCTTGAGCGCTGGACGCTCCCGCGTCCGCATCCGACGGTGACCGTCGCGCAGGGCATTCCGAAATCGGAGCGCTCGGAACTGGCGATCGAGCTGGCCACCGAGGCCGGTGCCGACGACTTCATCGCCTGGCAGGCCGACCGGTGTGTGGCGCGCTGGGACGGCGAACGCGCCGAGAAGGGCCTGCGCCGGTGGCGGGCGGTGGCGCGGTCGGCGGCGCGACAATCGCGGCGAGGCTATATCCCACCTATCGACGGCCCGGTCGCGACGGCTGCACTGACCGACCTGGTCGCCCAGCGGGTCGGGGCCGGCGGACTGGTTCTGGCTCTCCACGAATCGGCCGACCGCCCGCTGGCTGAACTGCCGTTCGCCCAAGCGGCGTCGATCATGCTGATCGTGGGCCCCGAAGGTGGGATCAGCGACGCCGAACTCGAGCGGCTGGCTGAGGCCGGGGCAACCGCGGTCCGGCTGGGTCCGACGGTGCTGCGCACCACGACTGCCGCGGCGGTGGCCCTCGGCGCGTTGGGGGTGTTGACCGGGCGCTGGTCGCATCAGCGTCGGTAGCGGTCGGGCCACATCGGAAACCGGACTGTGGGTTGACCAGTGGGAGGTGCGGCGTTCGGACGGTAAACTGGTGTTTTCGACCTAACCGGAACCCAGGAAGCAGGCTTCGAAGACCACGTGACGCCCCGCGAGACGACCGCTGCTCGCCCTGATGACAGCCAGGTGCGTAGCAGCATGACTGTTCCGCCCGACCTCGTCGTGGGCCTGCTGGGTTCCGCTGACGAGAATTTGCGCGCACTCGAACGCACTCTGTCGGCCGATGTCCATGTCCGAGGCAACACCGTCTCCCTGTCCGGTGAGGCGGCCGATGTCGCGATGGCCGAACGGGTGATCTCCGAACTCATCGCTGTTGTGGCCGGTGGTCAGACGCTGTCTCCGGATGCGGTCCGTCGCAGCGTCGGGATGCTCGCCGGAGCGGACAACGAGTCACCGGCTGAGGTGCTGACGCTGGACATCCTGTCCCGGCGCGGAAAGACCATTCGGCCCAAGACGCTCAACCAGAAGCGCTACGTCGACGCCATCGACGCCCACACGATCGTGTTCGGCATCGGTCCGGCGGGCACCGGCAAGACCTACCTGGCGATGGCCAAGGCGGTCAACGCGCTGCAGACCAAGCAGGTCACAAGGATCATCCTGACCCGGCCCGCGGTGGAAGCCGGTGAGCGCCTTGGGTTTCTGCCCGGCACGCTGACCGAGAAGATCGACCCGTACCTGCGGCCGCTCTACGACGCGCTGCACGACATGATGGACCCCGCCGCCATCCCGAACCTGCTGAGCACCGGGGTGATCGAGGTCGCGCCGCTGGCATTCATGCGTGGTCGTTCACTCAACGACGCGTTCATCATTCTCGATGAGGCGCAGAACACCACCGCCGAGCAGATGAAGATGTTCCTCACCCGGTTGGGGTTCGGCTCCAAGATCGTGGTCACCGGTGACATCACCCAGGTCGACCTGCCCGGCGGCGCCAAGTCCGGTCTGCGGGCGGCGATGGACGTGCTCGACGGCATCGACGACATCCATTTCGCCGAACTCACCAGCGCCGACGTGGTCCGCCACCGCTTGGTGTCGGAGATTGTCGACGCCTACGCCAAGGCCGAGCAGCCGACGCTGATGAACCGCTCCCAACGTCGGTCGACGCGGCGCTAGGG
Coding sequences within:
- the dnaJ gene encoding molecular chaperone DnaJ; protein product: MARDYYGLLGVSKGASDQELKRAYRKLAREYHPDVNPDEEAQHKFKEISAAYEVLSDPEKRRIVDLGGDPLEGAAAGANGFSGFGGLGDVFEAFFGGGGAARGPIGRVRPGSDSLLRMRLDLSECATGVTKQVTVDTAVLCDVCQGKGTHGDSTPVACDTCGGRGEVQTVQRSLLGQVMTSRPCPTCRGVGEVIPDPCHRCAGDGRVRARRDISVKIPAGVGDGMRVRLAAQGEVGPGGGPAGDLYVEVHEQQHDIFVRDGDDLHCTVSVPMVDAALGTSVTVDGILDGLTEIVIAPGTQPGSVTTLRGHGMPHLRSGVRGDLHAHIEVTVPGKLDARAKELLTEFKTRSHAEPEVKSTHSMAGNTGGLFSRLRETFSGR
- a CDS encoding 16S rRNA (uracil(1498)-N(3))-methyltransferase, with product MADTLFFVDAIPVVGQRAVVDGDEGFHAATVRRIRPGETLVLSDGEGTLARCEVDETTKRGFSAQVLERWTLPRPHPTVTVAQGIPKSERSELAIELATEAGADDFIAWQADRCVARWDGERAEKGLRRWRAVARSAARQSRRGYIPPIDGPVATAALTDLVAQRVGAGGLVLALHESADRPLAELPFAQAASIMLIVGPEGGISDAELERLAEAGATAVRLGPTVLRTTTAAAVALGALGVLTGRWSHQRR
- a CDS encoding PhoH family protein, coding for MTPRETTAARPDDSQVRSSMTVPPDLVVGLLGSADENLRALERTLSADVHVRGNTVSLSGEAADVAMAERVISELIAVVAGGQTLSPDAVRRSVGMLAGADNESPAEVLTLDILSRRGKTIRPKTLNQKRYVDAIDAHTIVFGIGPAGTGKTYLAMAKAVNALQTKQVTRIILTRPAVEAGERLGFLPGTLTEKIDPYLRPLYDALHDMMDPAAIPNLLSTGVIEVAPLAFMRGRSLNDAFIILDEAQNTTAEQMKMFLTRLGFGSKIVVTGDITQVDLPGGAKSGLRAAMDVLDGIDDIHFAELTSADVVRHRLVSEIVDAYAKAEQPTLMNRSQRRSTRR